One window of Streptococcus suis genomic DNA carries:
- a CDS encoding TetR/AcrR family transcriptional regulator yields the protein MTERKISPKSLKNLYQSNKEANQLTKESLETALLFLLEKKELKHISVSELVRKAGVSRNAFYRNYKSKEEILEIYYERTSSNLKKKWHDLQDKVQKDGVKQSFADFVQEQKRKAERSKTLSNVSQWIKDKTKRD from the coding sequence ATGACCGAGCGTAAAATCTCACCAAAATCCTTGAAAAATCTCTATCAATCCAACAAGGAGGCCAATCAGCTGACCAAGGAATCTCTCGAGACTGCTCTGCTATTTCTCCTTGAAAAAAAGGAACTCAAGCACATTTCCGTCTCTGAATTAGTGCGCAAGGCAGGTGTTTCGCGCAACGCCTTCTACCGCAACTACAAATCCAAGGAAGAAATTTTGGAAATCTACTACGAACGGACTTCCAGCAACCTTAAAAAGAAATGGCATGATTTGCAAGATAAGGTTCAAAAAGATGGCGTCAAACAAAGTTTTGCAGATTTTGTCCAAGAACAAAAACGCAAGGCAGAGCGTAGTAAGACCCTCTCAAATGTTAGTCAGTGGATCAAGGACAAGACCAAACGAGATTAA
- a CDS encoding DegV family protein, whose translation MSKWKIVADSGCDYRQLAQLAPDTEFVSVPLSIQIGDQTFVDDASLDIDQMVSVMQSTSEAATSACPSTQAYEEAFAGAENVIVVTITGGLSGSFNAARVARDMYLEEHPDAKIHLIDSLSAGGEMDLLVTEINRLIASGLEFEEVVSAITTYQENSKLLFVLAKVDNLVKNGRLSKLVGAVVGLLNIRMVGEASSEGKLELLQKARGHKKSVIAAWEEMKKAGYKGGRIIMAHRNNDKFFQQFSDLVKETYPEASIEEVATSGLCSFYAEEGGLLMGYER comes from the coding sequence ATGTCAAAATGGAAAATTGTTGCGGATTCTGGCTGTGATTACCGTCAACTAGCTCAGCTTGCGCCGGATACGGAGTTTGTTAGTGTTCCCCTGAGTATTCAGATAGGGGACCAGACCTTTGTTGATGATGCGAGTCTGGATATTGATCAGATGGTCTCTGTCATGCAGTCAACTTCTGAGGCAGCGACATCTGCCTGTCCTAGCACTCAGGCCTATGAGGAGGCTTTTGCAGGTGCAGAAAATGTTATCGTTGTGACGATTACCGGTGGTTTGTCTGGCTCCTTTAATGCGGCTCGTGTTGCTCGCGACATGTATTTGGAAGAACATCCAGATGCCAAGATTCATTTGATTGACAGTCTTTCAGCTGGAGGCGAGATGGATTTACTGGTTACGGAAATCAATCGTTTGATTGCTTCAGGCTTGGAGTTTGAAGAAGTCGTATCTGCCATCACTACTTATCAAGAAAATAGCAAGTTATTGTTTGTCCTTGCTAAGGTCGACAATCTGGTGAAAAATGGCCGTCTCAGCAAGCTAGTTGGTGCTGTCGTTGGTCTCCTCAATATCCGTATGGTCGGTGAAGCCAGCAGCGAAGGTAAGTTGGAATTGCTCCAAAAGGCTCGTGGTCACAAAAAATCGGTCATCGCAGCTTGGGAAGAAATGAAAAAGGCTGGCTATAAGGGCGGACGCATCATTATGGCTCATCGTAATAACGATAAGTTCTTCCAACAATTTTCGGATTTGGTTAAGGAAACCTATCCAGAAGCTAGTATCGAAGAAGTTGCGACTTCCGGCCTTTGCTCTTTCTATGCAGAAGAGGGCGGCCTATTGATGGGGTATGAGAGATAG